One window of the Chitinophaga niabensis genome contains the following:
- a CDS encoding ATP-binding protein, with protein sequence MASTPTQAPFKFMEGGGELGALIRSYNWASTSIGTPDQWPQSLRTTLSIVLNSRFPMFLWWGKDLIQFYNDAYRPSLGKEGKHPLAVGQKGEECWPEIWHIIKPQIDQVWAGGSTWNEDLLVPIHRNGELEDVYWTFSYSPVKDETGKVGGILVVCHETTERRKAGMQIEIAESRYRQLIESLPVAIFTIDANGFINLYNKAATELWGREPHIGKDKWNGAHKIFLTDGTPIAHENGPMAKALHENREISLEMLIQQPDGKMKHVIAHPEPMHDHEGNVTGAMNVLIDITGLKEAEHALRASEELLEKRVNERTAEIKSANFNLQRTNAELEQFAYITSHDLQEPLRKIRTFTEMLEASLGSISSKSKGYLDKITASSTRMRKLIKDVLHYSRLITPDQLFTRVDLHAVIWQVIDDFELTIREKNVKINVEQLPVIEANPLQINQLFSNLLGNALKFNTSKAPEITISATLLDAGNQSLPEGLNPSLSYYLLEFKDNGIGFDQQYAEQIFTIFQRLHTKQEYAGTGIGLALCKKIVLNHHGSITAHSENGEGAVFRIILPVKQLQL encoded by the coding sequence ATGGCATCAACTCCAACGCAAGCTCCTTTCAAATTTATGGAAGGGGGCGGCGAATTAGGAGCTTTGATCCGTTCCTATAATTGGGCTTCCACTTCCATCGGCACACCAGATCAATGGCCGCAAAGTTTACGTACCACCCTGAGTATTGTACTGAATTCCCGTTTCCCCATGTTCCTCTGGTGGGGAAAAGATCTGATCCAGTTCTATAATGATGCTTACCGCCCCAGCCTTGGAAAAGAAGGAAAACATCCGCTTGCCGTAGGACAAAAGGGAGAAGAATGCTGGCCGGAAATATGGCACATCATCAAACCCCAGATAGACCAGGTATGGGCTGGCGGATCTACCTGGAACGAAGATCTGCTGGTACCCATTCACCGCAATGGTGAACTGGAAGATGTATACTGGACTTTCAGCTACAGCCCTGTGAAAGATGAAACCGGAAAAGTAGGCGGCATCCTGGTGGTTTGCCACGAAACCACGGAAAGAAGAAAAGCAGGGATGCAAATTGAAATTGCCGAATCAAGATACCGCCAGCTGATAGAAAGTTTACCCGTTGCTATTTTCACGATTGATGCCAACGGTTTCATTAACCTGTACAATAAGGCAGCCACAGAATTATGGGGAAGGGAACCGCATATCGGAAAAGATAAGTGGAATGGCGCACACAAAATATTTCTGACGGATGGTACACCTATTGCACATGAAAACGGCCCCATGGCAAAAGCGCTCCATGAAAACCGGGAGATCAGCCTGGAAATGCTGATACAACAGCCGGATGGGAAAATGAAACATGTGATCGCACACCCGGAACCGATGCATGATCACGAAGGGAATGTGACCGGGGCCATGAATGTATTAATAGACATCACCGGCCTGAAAGAAGCAGAACATGCATTACGCGCCAGTGAAGAATTGCTGGAAAAAAGAGTGAATGAAAGAACGGCAGAAATAAAAAGCGCCAACTTTAACCTGCAACGTACCAATGCAGAACTGGAGCAGTTTGCCTATATCACCAGTCATGATCTGCAGGAACCTTTACGTAAGATCAGGACCTTCACGGAAATGCTGGAAGCAAGCCTGGGTTCTATTTCCTCCAAATCAAAAGGTTACCTGGATAAGATCACCGCCTCCTCCACCCGTATGAGGAAACTGATCAAAGACGTGCTGCATTATTCCCGCTTAATCACGCCGGACCAGCTGTTCACAAGGGTAGATCTGCATGCCGTGATCTGGCAGGTGATAGATGATTTTGAACTGACCATCCGCGAAAAGAATGTAAAGATCAATGTAGAACAGCTCCCTGTTATAGAAGCAAATCCGCTGCAGATCAATCAACTCTTCAGTAACTTGCTCGGCAATGCGCTGAAGTTCAATACAAGTAAAGCACCGGAGATCACTATTTCCGCAACTTTATTAGATGCGGGCAACCAATCATTACCGGAAGGATTAAACCCTTCCCTCTCCTACTACCTGCTGGAGTTCAAAGACAATGGTATTGGATTTGACCAACAGTATGCTGAGCAGATCTTTACCATCTTTCAACGCCTGCATACCAAACAGGAATATGCAGGAACAGGTATCGGCCTCGCACTTTGTAAAAAAATAGTACTGAACCATCATGGCAGTATCACCGCTCATTCAGAAAATGGAGAGGGCGCTGTGTTCAGGATCATTCTGCCGGTGAAGCAACTGCAGTTATAG
- a CDS encoding response regulator has translation MLNTPTILLIDDDIDDQEIFTSALAFIDNAIACTIAPNGYEGIMQLNDSDVLPDLIFLDLNMPVMNGIQFLREIKAAHKAKDVPVIIFSTASDIKTIEEAKQLGAHDFITKPEKFSELVGLLHGLLFPATR, from the coding sequence ATGTTAAACACACCCACCATACTACTGATTGATGATGATATTGATGATCAGGAGATCTTCACATCCGCTCTTGCGTTCATCGATAATGCGATTGCTTGTACGATTGCACCCAATGGCTATGAAGGCATTATGCAGTTAAATGATTCTGACGTACTGCCGGACCTGATCTTCCTTGATCTTAATATGCCCGTGATGAACGGCATCCAGTTCCTTCGGGAAATAAAAGCAGCACATAAGGCAAAAGATGTACCCGTTATTATCTTCTCTACCGCTTCAGATATCAAAACAATTGAAGAAGCCAAACAACTGGGTGCACACGATTTTATCACAAAACCGGAAAAGTTTTCAGAACTGGTAGGCCTGTTGCATGGTTTATTATTTCCTGCTACCCGTTAA
- a CDS encoding sulfatase family protein: MKKLLFMTLVAINSQYLFAQKMPNVIIIYADDLGYGDLGCYGATKVQTPNIDRLAKEGLRFTNGHTTSATCTPSRFALMTGKYPWRKAGTGVLPGNAIMIIPTDKPSLASVMKKGGYQTALVGKWHLGLGDGNEIDWNGTIKPGPNEVGFDYSFCFPATADRVPTIFVENHTVLGLDKNDPIEVNYKQKVGDDPTGKEHPELLKMRSSADHGHDNTIVNGIGRIGYMKGGNKARWTDEELAYAFTERAERFIEENQKKPFFLYFALSDIHVPRMPATVFKGKSGLGYRGDAILQMDWTVGRITQKLRELGIDKNTLIIFSSDNGPVLDDGYQDEAVTLQNGHQPAGVLRGGKYSAFEGGTRVPWIVSWPGTVKAGQTSDALICQVDLFASFAKLTGQTLGEDDAPDSFNMLDALLGRTPKGRSWLVLQGGALSLVQGNFKYITPSKGKKLMELVNIESGNDEMPQLYDLGKDIGEKNNIAAQYPEKVKEMAAALQRLRTAERTR, translated from the coding sequence ATGAAAAAGTTACTCTTTATGACGCTGGTTGCCATCAACAGCCAGTATCTGTTTGCGCAAAAGATGCCCAATGTGATCATTATTTATGCAGACGATCTGGGGTATGGGGACCTTGGCTGTTACGGAGCTACAAAAGTACAGACCCCCAACATTGACCGGCTGGCCAAAGAAGGCCTTCGTTTCACGAATGGACATACCACTTCTGCTACCTGCACACCTTCCCGGTTTGCCTTAATGACTGGTAAATATCCCTGGCGGAAAGCGGGAACGGGTGTTTTACCCGGCAATGCTATTATGATCATTCCTACGGATAAACCATCCCTGGCCAGTGTGATGAAAAAAGGCGGCTACCAGACCGCGTTGGTGGGAAAATGGCACCTGGGCCTGGGAGACGGAAATGAAATTGACTGGAATGGCACCATCAAACCCGGTCCCAATGAAGTGGGTTTTGATTATTCCTTTTGTTTTCCTGCCACGGCAGACCGGGTACCCACTATTTTTGTAGAAAACCATACGGTACTTGGGCTGGATAAGAACGATCCCATAGAAGTGAACTATAAACAGAAAGTGGGAGATGACCCTACGGGCAAAGAACATCCTGAATTACTGAAAATGAGATCTTCCGCCGATCATGGGCATGACAATACCATTGTGAACGGCATCGGCAGGATCGGTTATATGAAAGGAGGTAACAAAGCCCGCTGGACGGATGAGGAGCTGGCGTATGCATTTACGGAAAGAGCAGAACGGTTTATTGAAGAAAATCAGAAAAAACCTTTCTTCCTCTATTTCGCGCTGAGCGACATCCATGTTCCCCGTATGCCGGCTACTGTATTCAAAGGCAAGAGCGGGCTGGGTTACAGGGGAGATGCCATTTTGCAGATGGATTGGACGGTAGGCCGTATCACGCAGAAATTACGTGAGCTCGGAATAGACAAAAATACCCTGATCATTTTCTCCAGTGATAATGGTCCTGTGCTGGATGATGGTTACCAGGATGAAGCGGTGACCTTGCAAAATGGCCATCAGCCTGCAGGAGTATTGCGGGGAGGAAAGTACAGTGCTTTTGAAGGAGGTACCCGCGTGCCATGGATTGTTTCCTGGCCGGGTACGGTGAAAGCAGGGCAAACTTCAGATGCGCTGATATGCCAGGTAGACCTGTTTGCTTCTTTTGCAAAATTAACGGGGCAAACCCTTGGTGAAGATGATGCACCGGATAGTTTCAATATGCTGGATGCTTTATTAGGGCGTACACCCAAAGGACGTTCCTGGTTAGTGCTACAGGGAGGAGCATTGTCTTTAGTACAGGGGAATTTTAAATACATCACACCATCTAAAGGAAAGAAGCTGATGGAACTGGTGAATATTGAATCGGGGAATGATGAAATGCCGCAGTTGTATGATCTCGGAAAAGATATCGGGGAGAAGAACAATATTGCTGCGCAGTATCCGGAGAAGGTGAAAGAGATGGCTGCAGCATTACAGCGGTTGCGTACTGCGGAGAGAACGCGGTGA
- a CDS encoding T9SS type A sorting domain-containing protein has product MKKILLTWIAIMQIAIAFAQIQLEDTVLVTPERWRDTCFGLINRSASQIPSGYLLDYSMAAFESGDYDGVGSDSVIKSSGDFFSFYHILTLSGVNTNAALIPPQDLFVNAHRYKRNTGNIPLLFLLQAYQKINQSALSNNLFSITPDSLRLQDVPGRTSSPYDNKEIFIFAPLQTKINAYNAISFTLPDEFWLMPGITSVSIDFGDGAGPRTVAKGGSVSVYYGATGLKTITATISTVNGSRTAVASIRYERPQYYFQPDVTWNISVAPVYTSINDYLGMTRGTSDMLSICGQEGSIFDIINCDINPGADVSVMTGCDRVFDKPVIILEGYDTDNSLTIDEMIRRFSGSTFVDEMLSNGHDLVFVNLKKPQDFIQNNAKVLEDIIGRVNALKSGTAPGTVIGFSMGGLVARWCLRDMENRGINHQIGKYFSYDAPHQGANIPLGLQYLFGEMSRDFEFLKWKKPFSGGTRFDQSFFDLVQTSKSPATRQLLVTKGANDEAAFNWFPNLSTIDPVRAKFAEELENLGYPQQAVCYGIAFGRGNNTSGTRDAGNGTQFGSFGPGSKIFDGAITFVLVNATAAAYAVPENGVNDYICRYRYVGLKVVRIFGIPVGVLPSIKVRNFKYTGHFPYDDAPGSYETTQSQFVARFNDRDNNGLASPASNLGHHGHNFIPTASALDLRNQGYSAANKWQSNNMFFNIDANIAAPGTLTGNNLNTPSLSPFQFVQTYTSDCAAVFCLSDNDDIDNNGFLDRRFGNWNQYHNGWMSWQASRFMERKILEAMPWNTCPGICQPVNTISGSVNLVCTTAEYELAGLNTAGLSIVWTPVNGYLEITSGQGTPRITVKNIGRGVETIRVVLTNFCGQTRTIERVVTVGAPNEHFYKNFTSGSTVNRVLEYCNVLLQPGQPHYYIGTVNVSDPVATNYTWTFISKTPANSAVGLTPSPNNQQVQVSIKPQGAAATWTLRRSNACGGFTTYHKFNANFVCPPILDRRAGESDVSVAGEEKEGEPATNNVQLFPNPAKGNVTITTNEHLIKEIKIFDVLGRLRKHRIPGAVNKVDMNINGLSAGIYFVEITDVIGNRMIKNLNIKR; this is encoded by the coding sequence ATGAAAAAAATCCTTCTTACCTGGATCGCTATTATGCAGATCGCTATTGCTTTTGCACAGATACAATTAGAAGATACCGTATTAGTTACGCCTGAACGATGGCGTGATACCTGTTTTGGATTGATCAACAGGTCCGCCTCACAGATACCATCCGGTTATCTGCTGGATTATTCAATGGCAGCATTTGAAAGCGGGGACTATGATGGTGTGGGATCCGATTCTGTTATAAAAAGCAGTGGTGATTTCTTTAGCTTTTATCACATCCTTACCTTAAGTGGCGTAAATACGAATGCTGCGCTTATACCTCCCCAGGATCTTTTTGTAAATGCACATCGCTACAAAAGGAATACAGGTAACATACCACTGTTATTTCTGTTGCAGGCTTATCAAAAAATTAATCAGAGCGCTTTAAGCAACAATCTTTTCTCCATTACTCCGGATAGCCTGCGGCTGCAGGATGTGCCGGGGCGTACCAGTTCTCCTTATGATAATAAGGAGATTTTCATCTTTGCTCCTTTGCAGACAAAGATCAATGCATATAATGCTATCAGTTTTACATTGCCGGATGAGTTCTGGCTGATGCCTGGCATTACCAGTGTAAGTATTGATTTTGGTGATGGCGCTGGTCCGAGAACAGTTGCAAAAGGAGGAAGTGTAAGTGTATATTATGGTGCCACGGGGCTTAAGACCATTACTGCTACAATCAGTACGGTAAATGGAAGCAGAACAGCCGTGGCAAGTATCCGGTATGAGAGACCGCAATATTATTTTCAGCCGGATGTTACATGGAATATTTCTGTTGCCCCGGTATATACAAGTATCAATGATTACCTGGGTATGACGAGGGGTACATCTGATATGCTTTCTATCTGTGGGCAGGAAGGAAGCATTTTCGACATCATTAATTGTGATATTAATCCGGGAGCAGATGTAAGTGTGATGACGGGATGCGACCGGGTATTTGATAAACCGGTTATTATACTGGAAGGGTATGATACGGATAATAGTCTTACCATAGACGAAATGATACGCAGGTTCTCCGGAAGTACTTTTGTTGATGAAATGCTTTCTAACGGCCACGATCTGGTGTTTGTGAATTTGAAAAAGCCGCAGGATTTCATACAGAACAATGCAAAAGTATTGGAGGACATCATTGGCAGGGTAAATGCTCTTAAATCCGGAACTGCGCCGGGAACTGTTATAGGATTCAGCATGGGAGGGCTGGTGGCCAGGTGGTGCCTCCGGGATATGGAGAACAGGGGTATCAATCATCAGATCGGAAAATATTTCAGTTATGATGCACCACATCAGGGCGCCAATATTCCATTGGGCCTGCAATACCTGTTCGGTGAAATGTCCCGCGACTTTGAATTCCTGAAATGGAAAAAACCTTTTAGCGGAGGGACTCGTTTTGACCAGTCATTTTTTGACCTGGTGCAAACAAGTAAAAGCCCGGCTACCAGGCAATTACTGGTTACCAAAGGGGCTAACGATGAGGCTGCGTTTAACTGGTTCCCGAACCTCTCTACCATTGATCCGGTACGTGCTAAATTTGCGGAGGAACTGGAGAACCTGGGTTATCCGCAGCAGGCAGTATGTTATGGTATTGCTTTTGGCAGGGGAAATAATACATCCGGTACCCGGGATGCAGGGAATGGTACCCAGTTCGGTAGCTTTGGCCCGGGCTCGAAGATCTTTGACGGAGCTATCACTTTTGTATTGGTAAATGCAACAGCCGCTGCTTATGCTGTACCGGAGAATGGGGTGAATGATTATATCTGTCGTTACAGGTATGTAGGACTTAAAGTGGTGAGAATATTTGGTATACCTGTAGGTGTTTTGCCGAGCATTAAGGTGCGCAATTTCAAATACACCGGCCATTTTCCATATGACGATGCCCCCGGAAGTTATGAAACTACCCAATCGCAATTTGTAGCGAGGTTTAATGACCGTGATAACAATGGGCTGGCTTCACCTGCCAGTAATCTGGGGCATCATGGCCATAACTTTATCCCAACAGCCAGCGCATTGGATCTTCGCAATCAGGGATATAGTGCTGCCAACAAATGGCAGAGCAATAACATGTTCTTTAACATAGATGCAAATATTGCAGCCCCGGGAACTTTAACCGGCAATAATTTAAATACCCCTTCACTTTCTCCCTTTCAATTTGTACAGACCTATACATCAGATTGCGCTGCTGTATTTTGTTTAAGTGATAATGACGATATCGATAATAATGGTTTCCTGGATCGGCGCTTCGGCAATTGGAATCAATACCATAATGGCTGGATGTCCTGGCAGGCTTCCCGGTTCATGGAACGGAAGATCCTTGAAGCGATGCCCTGGAACACTTGCCCGGGTATATGCCAGCCTGTTAATACTATTTCCGGTAGTGTAAACCTGGTGTGCACTACGGCGGAATATGAATTGGCAGGGCTTAATACCGCTGGACTCAGTATAGTCTGGACACCCGTTAACGGATATCTTGAGATCACCAGTGGACAGGGAACACCGAGGATCACAGTGAAAAATATTGGCAGGGGTGTTGAAACAATACGCGTGGTACTTACCAATTTCTGTGGCCAGACAAGAACGATTGAAAGAGTGGTAACAGTAGGTGCACCGAATGAACATTTCTATAAAAACTTTACCAGCGGTAGTACGGTTAACAGGGTGCTGGAATATTGTAACGTGCTCTTACAACCAGGTCAGCCTCATTATTATATTGGTACAGTGAATGTAAGCGATCCCGTAGCCACCAATTATACCTGGACCTTTATCAGCAAAACGCCCGCTAACTCAGCAGTTGGGTTAACACCAAGCCCTAATAACCAACAGGTTCAGGTGAGTATAAAGCCACAGGGTGCCGCTGCTACATGGACTTTGAGGAGATCAAATGCCTGTGGTGGTTTTACTACTTATCATAAGTTCAATGCTAATTTTGTTTGTCCTCCTATTCTTGACAGAAGAGCAGGTGAATCAGATGTTAGTGTTGCCGGGGAAGAAAAAGAAGGAGAACCTGCTACGAATAATGTGCAGCTATTTCCTAACCCTGCGAAGGGTAATGTAACGATCACTACTAATGAGCATCTTATTAAGGAGATAAAGATATTTGATGTGTTAGGAAGACTTCGTAAGCATCGGATACCGGGTGCTGTAAACAAAGTGGACATGAACATAAACGGCTTGAGTGCAGGAATTTACTTTGTGGAGATTACGGATGTTATCGGTAACAGGATGATTAAGAATCTGAACATTAAACGATAG
- a CDS encoding aldo/keto reductase, producing the protein MEKRTLGGTDIQIAPLVFGGNVFGWTADEPTSFRLLDAFTDAGFNGIDTSDNYTAWIPGNTGGDSERVIGKWLKQTGKRDKVVIATKVGGKFSEEKKGLKKAYILQSIEDSLTRLQTDHIDLYQTHYDDLETPIEETLEAYAEIVKSGKVRAIGTSNMTVERLAKSINISKQKGFPAYQSLQPEYNLMEREKYETQYAPFVKEHNIGVIPYFALASGFLTGKYRSEKDLEGSSRTKYVARYLNEKGFKILKALDEVAAQYNSKPGTIAIAWVMAQPGITAPIASASNMAQFDHLVAAASLKLDVKALDLLNAASAY; encoded by the coding sequence ATGGAAAAGAGAACATTGGGTGGTACAGATATTCAGATAGCCCCACTCGTTTTTGGCGGTAATGTTTTTGGATGGACGGCTGATGAACCTACCTCCTTCCGCTTACTCGATGCATTTACGGATGCGGGGTTCAACGGCATCGATACATCAGATAATTACACGGCCTGGATACCCGGTAATACCGGCGGAGATTCTGAAAGAGTGATCGGCAAATGGCTGAAGCAAACCGGCAAGCGGGACAAAGTGGTCATTGCTACCAAAGTGGGTGGTAAGTTCAGCGAAGAAAAGAAAGGTCTGAAAAAAGCATATATCCTTCAATCCATAGAAGATTCCCTCACACGCCTGCAAACAGATCATATCGATCTGTACCAGACACATTACGATGACCTGGAAACACCCATAGAAGAAACCCTGGAAGCATATGCAGAAATCGTAAAGTCCGGGAAGGTGCGCGCCATTGGCACTTCCAATATGACGGTGGAGCGGTTGGCTAAATCCATCAATATCAGCAAACAGAAAGGTTTCCCTGCTTACCAATCTTTACAGCCGGAATACAACCTGATGGAAAGAGAAAAGTATGAAACACAATATGCACCTTTTGTAAAAGAACACAACATTGGCGTGATCCCTTACTTTGCACTCGCCAGTGGTTTTCTGACCGGCAAATACCGCTCAGAGAAAGATCTTGAAGGCAGCAGCCGTACAAAATACGTAGCGCGCTACCTGAATGAAAAAGGATTTAAGATCCTGAAAGCATTAGATGAAGTAGCCGCACAATACAACAGCAAACCTGGCACAATAGCCATTGCATGGGTAATGGCGCAACCGGGTATTACTGCACCTATCGCCAGTGCCAGTAATATGGCGCAGTTTGATCATCTTGTAGCTGCGGCTTCATTGAAGCTGGATGTAAAAGCTTTGGACTTATTGAATGCAGCCAGTGCTTATTAA
- a CDS encoding porin codes for MKPLLLLLAIACSLPAYAQQVDETSLSEGDTITNFSAYKRSLSFAGVVQTRYVASLTRHVDVNGKHYDPAVDKGTSNSFLVKRARIMVKANINDHFSANILANFADFSGNPANKVLENAFIKYSLNKHFNVQAGQFRPFMGIEDIMPVDIIRTVDFSNQYYAFGKNGWQSFQVGLSVFGDINAQGNLRYYAGVYNGNNRNENTDDDDTKNLYARIETSPLDDLTIGVNAGTGSLGKSAIGNAYGIDATTRISLSRKWKLLLMGEYKSGTDFIAYNADTVRPKPAISQYRMKGFYFFPTLRYEYHRPRVRAMEFSARYEYFDENSNPRQTIVPNVSFIFADNFYAALQTGVTIDLFKKDIPLTTNYSRNLVYVQLQIRI; via the coding sequence ATGAAGCCGCTATTACTTTTGCTCGCCATTGCCTGCTCCCTGCCCGCCTATGCACAGCAGGTGGATGAAACCTCACTTTCAGAAGGAGATACCATCACCAACTTCTCTGCCTATAAACGTTCCCTGAGTTTTGCCGGTGTAGTGCAAACGCGTTACGTGGCTTCCCTTACCCGGCATGTGGATGTGAACGGCAAACATTATGATCCCGCTGTTGATAAAGGCACCAGCAATTCTTTTCTTGTAAAACGTGCCCGGATCATGGTAAAAGCAAATATCAATGATCACTTCTCTGCCAATATCCTGGCCAACTTTGCAGACTTTTCCGGTAACCCTGCCAATAAAGTACTGGAGAATGCTTTTATCAAATATTCCCTGAACAAACACTTTAATGTACAGGCCGGGCAGTTCCGGCCTTTTATGGGGATAGAAGATATTATGCCGGTAGACATCATCCGCACGGTGGATTTCTCCAACCAGTATTATGCTTTTGGAAAGAACGGCTGGCAGAGCTTCCAGGTAGGGCTTTCTGTTTTTGGGGATATAAATGCACAAGGTAATCTAAGGTATTATGCAGGCGTATATAATGGAAATAACAGGAATGAAAATACGGATGATGATGATACCAAAAATCTATATGCACGTATAGAAACTTCGCCCCTGGATGATCTGACGATAGGTGTGAATGCAGGAACCGGCAGCCTGGGTAAGAGTGCCATTGGCAATGCATATGGTATAGATGCCACTACGCGGATCAGTTTATCGCGGAAATGGAAACTGCTGCTGATGGGAGAGTATAAATCGGGTACGGATTTCATTGCCTATAATGCAGATACGGTAAGGCCCAAGCCGGCTATCAGCCAATACAGGATGAAGGGCTTTTATTTCTTCCCCACTTTACGGTATGAATATCACCGGCCGCGTGTAAGGGCCATGGAGTTTTCTGCACGGTATGAATATTTTGATGAAAATAGTAATCCCCGCCAGACCATCGTACCCAACGTCTCCTTTATCTTTGCAGATAATTTCTATGCCGCATTGCAAACAGGCGTTACCATCGACCTGTTCAAAAAAGATATCCCCCTTACCACTAACTATTCCCGCAACCTGGTATATGTACAATTGCAGATAAGAATCTGA
- a CDS encoding glycosyl hydrolase family 18 protein, producing MKRFKFLYCFLLLSVMLLSCTKKKAVAQEPKFRVLGYLHSNNNWHTAIETIDLAKITDLNLAFFNPDAAGNFSVNENVRKAIDKAHSQQVRIFFSIGGGGAPAHIGELLKDDKRAMLIVKLVTLAETFNFDGVDVDLENDLINAQYATFISELAAALKPKKKLMTAALASWNSNKINDATLQQFDFINIMSYDKTGPWNPSRPGPHSPVSMAIADFNYYHSTRGIPAERLLVGLPFYGYGFGGNAPESMHYSEIIAQYPGAENSDSVSVNGGGKIYYNGVSSIREKVVFAKQQKAGGVMIWELKQDAKGDKSLLGVIERAGK from the coding sequence ATGAAGAGGTTTAAATTCCTGTACTGTTTCCTGTTGTTATCTGTTATGCTGTTGTCCTGCACCAAAAAGAAGGCGGTGGCACAGGAGCCGAAATTCCGTGTACTGGGCTATCTGCACAGTAACAATAACTGGCATACGGCTATTGAAACAATTGACCTGGCAAAGATCACAGATCTGAACCTGGCTTTTTTTAACCCGGATGCGGCGGGCAATTTCTCCGTAAATGAAAACGTGCGCAAGGCTATTGACAAAGCACACAGTCAGCAGGTACGCATATTCTTCTCTATTGGCGGTGGTGGTGCCCCGGCGCATATTGGGGAGCTTTTAAAGGATGATAAACGTGCCATGCTGATCGTTAAATTAGTAACACTGGCAGAGACCTTTAATTTCGATGGGGTAGATGTAGACCTCGAAAATGATCTGATCAATGCACAGTACGCCACTTTTATCAGTGAACTGGCTGCTGCCCTAAAGCCAAAGAAAAAACTGATGACCGCTGCGCTGGCCTCCTGGAATTCCAATAAGATCAACGATGCCACCTTGCAGCAGTTCGACTTCATCAACATTATGTCTTACGACAAAACAGGGCCCTGGAATCCTTCCCGTCCCGGTCCGCATTCCCCTGTTTCCATGGCGATTGCCGATTTCAATTATTATCATAGCACCCGAGGGATTCCTGCGGAGCGTTTATTGGTAGGCCTTCCATTTTATGGATATGGTTTTGGCGGTAATGCACCGGAGAGTATGCATTACAGTGAGATCATTGCCCAATACCCCGGCGCGGAAAATTCAGATAGTGTAAGTGTGAATGGTGGCGGTAAGATCTATTATAATGGTGTTTCGTCCATCCGGGAGAAAGTGGTGTTTGCAAAACAGCAAAAGGCAGGGGGCGTGATGATATGGGAGTTGAAACAGGATGCAAAGGGGGACAAGTCCTTGCTGGGGGTGATAGAGAGGGCGGGGAAATAA